Proteins encoded by one window of Lates calcarifer isolate ASB-BC8 linkage group LG5, TLL_Latcal_v3, whole genome shotgun sequence:
- the marchf1 gene encoding uncharacterized protein marchf1 isoform X1 has translation MPVQQITVVPARETASNGKSAPRSKDKNEGRKAPGRSGSRSSNISKASNSTTGLTTASRTSITPSSQDICSSGQLTRLEEDASESQKHNKHAHTSVMTVTSTTLGSSAQAQKKQVKRRHRRKRSSCTAFDCVDTNGKQDQTDRSDRSLSSDRSEWGEKRERSFKNRRELPPRLRCSGAAQSVSSSEDEAWREARSWSKEKARRARRRSGSERATRGKGGEDKADIMELQSVGSDEGRENQPLVEDSGGLKKRHSSQGSTKREGHVSQREGSQSRDKEKSCKSRSPGGSSSLAEDGEELITKRYQEKGSGGGDMSVPTPQKHCSVNGGTPRPCSDDSEFEVCRICHCEGDDECPLIMPCRCTGSLSFVHQACLNQWIKSSDTRCCELCKFDFIMETKLKPLRKWERLHMSKSERRKIFCSVLFHLIAIVCMLWSVYILVKRTAEEIRLGKNGVLEWPFWTKLIVVAIGFTGGLIFMYIQCKVYLQLWRRLKAFNRIITVQNCPEKDLHNPQARPSALTNGKHETVEVPVSPAPEAQVDSDMSVEAAVAPTQNPV, from the exons GGAAGGAAGGCCCCTGGGCGCTCAGGGAGTCGATCCAGCAACATCTCCAAG GCCAGCAACTCTACAACAGGACTCACTACAGCCTCGAGGACATCAATCACCCCATCCTCTCAGGACATATGCAG ttctGGCCAGCTGACCCGTTTAGAGGAGGATGCCTCTGAATCACAGAAGCACAACAAGCACGCACACACCTCTGTGATGACAGTCACCAGCACAACTCTGGGCTCGTCGGCTCAGGCCCAGAAGAAACAGGTGAAGCGCCGTCACCGCCGCAAGAGGAGCAGCTGTACCGCCTTTGACTGCGTGGACACCAACGGCAAACAGGATCAGACGGACCGTAGCGACCGCAGCCTAAGCTCTGACCGCAGTGAGTGGGGGGAAAAGAGGGAGCGGTCTTTCAAGAACCGAAGGGAGCTCCCACCTCGCCTCCGCTGCTCAGGTGCTGCAcagtctgtctcctcctccgAGGATGAGGCGTGGCGTGAAGCGCGCAGCTGGAGCAAAGAAAAAGCCAGAAGAGCACGCCGCCGAAGCGGAAGTGAGAGGGCGACCAGGGGTAAAGGAGGCGAAGATAAAGCAGACATCATGGAGTTGCAGTCGGTGGGCTCCGATGAAGGGAGGGAGAACCAGCCTCTGGTGGAGGACAGTGGAGGCCTTAAGAAGCGGCACAGCAGCCAGGGCTCCACGAAGAGAGAAGGCCACGTTTCACAGAGGGAGGGTTCACAAAGCAGAGATAAGGAGAAAAGCTGCAAGTCTCGGAGCCCAGGAGGCAGCTCTTCACTGGCAGAGGATGGCGAAGAGCTCATCACCAAGAGATACCAAGAAAAGGGGTCAGGGGGTGGAGACATGTCAGTTCCTACACCACAGAAACATTGCAGTGTGAATGGAGGTACACCACGGCCCTGTTCTGATGACTCAGAGTTTGAGGTCTGCAG gatcTGCCACTGTGAGGGGGATGACGAGTGCCCGTTGATAATGCCTTGTCGCTGCACAGGGAGCCTGAGTTTCGTGCACCAGGCCTGTCTCAACCAGTGGATCAAATCCTCAGACACTCGCTGCTGTGAACTCTGCAAGTTTGACTTCATCATGGAGACTAAACTCAAACCTTTACGCAAG TGGGAGAGACTACACATGTCgaagagtgagaggagaaagatcTTCTGTTCAGTGTTGTTTCACCTGATAGCAATAGTGTGTATGTTGTGGTCAGTCTACATTCTGGTCAAGAGAACTGCTGAGGAGATCAGACTTGGGAAGAACG GTGTGCTGGAGTGGCCCTTCTGGACCAAACTGATTGTGGTGGCCATAGGCTTCACGGGCGGCCTCATCTTCATGTACATTCAGTGTAAAGTGTACCTGCAGCTGTGGCGCCGCCTCAAGGCTTTTAACCGCATCATCACTGTGCAGAACTGCCCTGAGAAAGACCTGCACAACCCTCAGGCCCGGCCCAGCGCCCTCACCAATGGCAAGCACGAAACCGTGGAGGTCCCAGTCAGCCCGGCTCCAGAGGCACAGGTGGACTCAGATATGTCAGTGGAGGCTGCGGTGGCACCGACACAAAACCCTGTCTGA
- the tma16 gene encoding translation machinery-associated protein 16 encodes MPKAQKGKVSEKVVHPFSRKAAYLAREEIRLKRKERQKNDKATRLSSIGEKLLWFQGHLDPAKTSYTRKDACDVIERYLQRFDSELEQIELMNGIKGRQGRLHGAREAVIKQTIEREQAQYEGVGFEIPDIINAKHLKTFREWTGDLKKLPNIKLRKVSKKGQDTKSEKEEKHEAEDDDNEDDDDDDLDDEQVNEMVLMSDSN; translated from the exons ATG cCAAAGGCTCAGAAAGGAAAAGTGTCGGAGAAAGTCGTTCACCCGTTCAGCAGGAAAGCTGCTTATCTCGCCCGAGAAGAAATCAGactgaaaaggaaagaaag gcagaaaaatgacaaagcCACGCGTCTGAGCAGCATTG GTGAGAAGCTGTTGTGGTTTCAGGGACACTTAGATCCAGCAAAGACGTCTTACACCAGAAAAGATGCCTGCGACGTCATCGAGAG gtacCTGCAAAGGTTTGATTCTGAACTCGAGCAGATCGAGTTGATGAATGGGATCAAAGGTCGTCAGGGCCGTCTCCATGGTGCCAGAGAGGCTGTCATCAAGCAGACCATCGAGCGGGAGCAAGCGCAGTATGAGGGCGTCGGATTTG AGATCCCAGACATCATCAATGCAAAGCATCTGAAAACATTCAG GGAGTGGACCGGCGACCTAAAGAAACTTCCAAATATTAAACTGCGAAAAGTGTCAAAGAAGGGTCAGGACacaaagagtgagaaagaagagaaacacGAGGCAGAAGATGATGATAATGaggatgatgacgatgatgatttGGATGACGAACAGGTAAATGAGATGGTTCTGATGTCGGACTCAAACTGA
- the marchf1 gene encoding uncharacterized protein marchf1 isoform X2 yields MHMSTHRLTKVSAVHQSQSVGRGRETQGRKAPGRSGSRSSNISKASNSTTGLTTASRTSITPSSQDICSSGQLTRLEEDASESQKHNKHAHTSVMTVTSTTLGSSAQAQKKQVKRRHRRKRSSCTAFDCVDTNGKQDQTDRSDRSLSSDRSEWGEKRERSFKNRRELPPRLRCSGAAQSVSSSEDEAWREARSWSKEKARRARRRSGSERATRGKGGEDKADIMELQSVGSDEGRENQPLVEDSGGLKKRHSSQGSTKREGHVSQREGSQSRDKEKSCKSRSPGGSSSLAEDGEELITKRYQEKGSGGGDMSVPTPQKHCSVNGGTPRPCSDDSEFEVCRICHCEGDDECPLIMPCRCTGSLSFVHQACLNQWIKSSDTRCCELCKFDFIMETKLKPLRKWERLHMSKSERRKIFCSVLFHLIAIVCMLWSVYILVKRTAEEIRLGKNGVLEWPFWTKLIVVAIGFTGGLIFMYIQCKVYLQLWRRLKAFNRIITVQNCPEKDLHNPQARPSALTNGKHETVEVPVSPAPEAQVDSDMSVEAAVAPTQNPV; encoded by the exons GGAAGGAAGGCCCCTGGGCGCTCAGGGAGTCGATCCAGCAACATCTCCAAG GCCAGCAACTCTACAACAGGACTCACTACAGCCTCGAGGACATCAATCACCCCATCCTCTCAGGACATATGCAG ttctGGCCAGCTGACCCGTTTAGAGGAGGATGCCTCTGAATCACAGAAGCACAACAAGCACGCACACACCTCTGTGATGACAGTCACCAGCACAACTCTGGGCTCGTCGGCTCAGGCCCAGAAGAAACAGGTGAAGCGCCGTCACCGCCGCAAGAGGAGCAGCTGTACCGCCTTTGACTGCGTGGACACCAACGGCAAACAGGATCAGACGGACCGTAGCGACCGCAGCCTAAGCTCTGACCGCAGTGAGTGGGGGGAAAAGAGGGAGCGGTCTTTCAAGAACCGAAGGGAGCTCCCACCTCGCCTCCGCTGCTCAGGTGCTGCAcagtctgtctcctcctccgAGGATGAGGCGTGGCGTGAAGCGCGCAGCTGGAGCAAAGAAAAAGCCAGAAGAGCACGCCGCCGAAGCGGAAGTGAGAGGGCGACCAGGGGTAAAGGAGGCGAAGATAAAGCAGACATCATGGAGTTGCAGTCGGTGGGCTCCGATGAAGGGAGGGAGAACCAGCCTCTGGTGGAGGACAGTGGAGGCCTTAAGAAGCGGCACAGCAGCCAGGGCTCCACGAAGAGAGAAGGCCACGTTTCACAGAGGGAGGGTTCACAAAGCAGAGATAAGGAGAAAAGCTGCAAGTCTCGGAGCCCAGGAGGCAGCTCTTCACTGGCAGAGGATGGCGAAGAGCTCATCACCAAGAGATACCAAGAAAAGGGGTCAGGGGGTGGAGACATGTCAGTTCCTACACCACAGAAACATTGCAGTGTGAATGGAGGTACACCACGGCCCTGTTCTGATGACTCAGAGTTTGAGGTCTGCAG gatcTGCCACTGTGAGGGGGATGACGAGTGCCCGTTGATAATGCCTTGTCGCTGCACAGGGAGCCTGAGTTTCGTGCACCAGGCCTGTCTCAACCAGTGGATCAAATCCTCAGACACTCGCTGCTGTGAACTCTGCAAGTTTGACTTCATCATGGAGACTAAACTCAAACCTTTACGCAAG TGGGAGAGACTACACATGTCgaagagtgagaggagaaagatcTTCTGTTCAGTGTTGTTTCACCTGATAGCAATAGTGTGTATGTTGTGGTCAGTCTACATTCTGGTCAAGAGAACTGCTGAGGAGATCAGACTTGGGAAGAACG GTGTGCTGGAGTGGCCCTTCTGGACCAAACTGATTGTGGTGGCCATAGGCTTCACGGGCGGCCTCATCTTCATGTACATTCAGTGTAAAGTGTACCTGCAGCTGTGGCGCCGCCTCAAGGCTTTTAACCGCATCATCACTGTGCAGAACTGCCCTGAGAAAGACCTGCACAACCCTCAGGCCCGGCCCAGCGCCCTCACCAATGGCAAGCACGAAACCGTGGAGGTCCCAGTCAGCCCGGCTCCAGAGGCACAGGTGGACTCAGATATGTCAGTGGAGGCTGCGGTGGCACCGACACAAAACCCTGTCTGA